In Pseudomonas oryzicola, one DNA window encodes the following:
- a CDS encoding helix-turn-helix transcriptional regulator: protein MTHRLLTQQWFEHQAKVTEAIGRSGFAASLFAALGVIHPIQATTVYLYPHHGMPSALFEQDDKAPWQPEGNVSRYLSGFYLLDPFYGACVEQLESGCYGLFDVAPDHFEVSEYYQSFYRHSHLRDELNYILQLVPGHSLAVSLAFTDKLDGHSRALFGCITPWVLAVLGRHFAGLDSRAGRFENILEQRIHAALNNFGSSLLTERECRIAQLILRGHSTKSLAERLGVSEDTIKSHRKNVYAKLDIGTQSELFSLFIDALANAQGVLGKDPLESYMGKLR from the coding sequence GTGACCCATCGATTGCTTACACAACAGTGGTTCGAGCACCAGGCCAAGGTCACCGAGGCCATCGGCCGCTCGGGCTTTGCTGCCAGCCTGTTCGCCGCACTGGGCGTGATCCACCCGATCCAGGCGACCACGGTGTACCTCTACCCGCACCACGGCATGCCCAGCGCATTGTTCGAGCAGGACGACAAGGCACCCTGGCAGCCCGAAGGCAATGTCAGCCGCTACCTGTCGGGCTTCTACCTGCTCGACCCGTTCTACGGTGCTTGCGTGGAGCAGCTCGAGTCTGGCTGCTATGGCCTGTTCGACGTGGCGCCGGACCATTTCGAGGTGAGCGAGTACTACCAGTCGTTCTACCGCCATTCGCACCTGCGGGATGAGCTGAACTACATCCTGCAGCTTGTGCCCGGGCACAGCCTGGCCGTGTCGCTGGCCTTCACCGACAAGCTCGATGGGCACAGCCGCGCACTGTTCGGCTGCATTACGCCGTGGGTGCTGGCGGTGCTCGGCAGGCACTTCGCCGGGCTCGACAGCCGTGCCGGGCGCTTCGAGAACATCCTTGAGCAGCGCATCCATGCGGCCTTGAACAATTTCGGCAGCTCATTGCTCACCGAGCGCGAGTGCCGCATCGCCCAACTGATCCTGCGGGGCCACTCCACCAAGTCGCTGGCCGAACGCCTGGGCGTGTCGGAAGACACCATCAAGTCGCACCGCAAGAACGTCTACGCCAAGCTCGACATCGGCACCCAGTCCGAGCTGTTTTCCCTGTTCATCGACGCCTTGGCCAATGCCCAGGGCGTGCTGGGCAAGGACCCGCTGGAAAGCTACATGGGCAAGCTGCGCTGA
- a CDS encoding aspartate aminotransferase family protein encodes MNAPFAPQRQTRDYQASDAAHHIHAFLDQKALNAEGPRVIVGGERLHLWDSEGKRYLDGMSGLWCTQLGYGRRDLTAAAATQMDQLAYYNMFFHTTHPAVIELSELLFSLLPAHYSHAIYTNSGSEANEVLIRTVRRYWQVVGQPAKKIMIGRWNGYHGSTLAATALGGMKFMHEMGGLIPDVAHIDEPYWYAEGGDLSPAEFGRRCALQLEEKILELGAENVAGFVAEPFQGAGGMIFPPESYWPEIQRICRQYDVLLCADEVIGGFGRTGEWFAHEYFGFEPDTLSIAKGLTSGYVPMGGLVLSKRIAEALVERGGVFAHGLTYSGHPVAAAVAIANLKALRDEGIVRQVRDDTGPYLQRILREVFADHPLIGQVQGAGLVAALQFAEHKPTRKRFANENDLAWQCRTFGFEQGVIIRSTLGRMIMAPALVANHSELDELVEKTRIAVDRTARLVGKF; translated from the coding sequence ATGAATGCGCCTTTCGCCCCGCAACGCCAGACCCGCGACTACCAGGCTTCCGACGCCGCGCACCACATCCATGCCTTCCTCGACCAGAAAGCGCTGAACGCCGAAGGGCCGCGGGTGATCGTCGGGGGAGAACGCCTGCACCTGTGGGACAGCGAGGGCAAGCGCTACCTCGATGGCATGTCCGGCCTGTGGTGCACCCAGCTCGGCTATGGCCGTCGCGACCTGACCGCCGCTGCTGCCACGCAGATGGACCAGCTGGCCTACTACAACATGTTCTTCCACACCACCCACCCGGCGGTGATCGAACTGTCCGAACTGTTGTTCAGCCTGCTGCCGGCGCATTACAGCCACGCGATCTACACCAACTCCGGCTCCGAGGCCAACGAGGTGCTGATCCGCACCGTGCGCCGCTACTGGCAGGTGGTCGGCCAACCGGCCAAGAAGATCATGATCGGCCGCTGGAACGGCTACCACGGCTCGACCCTGGCCGCCACGGCGCTGGGTGGCATGAAGTTCATGCACGAAATGGGCGGGCTGATCCCGGACGTGGCGCACATCGACGAACCGTACTGGTACGCCGAAGGCGGCGACCTGAGCCCGGCCGAGTTCGGCCGCCGCTGTGCCTTGCAGCTGGAGGAAAAGATCCTCGAACTGGGTGCCGAGAACGTCGCCGGTTTTGTCGCCGAACCGTTCCAGGGCGCCGGCGGCATGATCTTCCCGCCGGAGAGCTACTGGCCCGAGATCCAGCGCATCTGCCGCCAGTACGACGTGCTGCTGTGTGCCGACGAAGTGATCGGTGGTTTTGGCCGCACCGGTGAATGGTTCGCCCATGAGTACTTCGGCTTCGAGCCCGACACCCTGTCGATCGCCAAGGGCCTGACCAGCGGCTACGTGCCCATGGGCGGCCTGGTGCTGAGCAAGCGTATCGCCGAAGCGCTGGTGGAGCGGGGCGGGGTATTTGCCCACGGCCTGACCTATTCCGGCCACCCGGTGGCGGCGGCGGTGGCCATCGCCAACCTGAAAGCGCTGCGTGACGAAGGCATCGTGCGCCAGGTCAGGGACGACACTGGGCCGTACCTGCAGCGCATCCTGCGCGAAGTGTTCGCCGACCACCCGTTGATCGGCCAGGTGCAGGGCGCCGGCCTGGTGGCGGCGCTGCAGTTCGCCGAGCACAAGCCGACGCGCAAGCGCTTTGCCAACGAGAACGACCTGGCCTGGCAATGCCGCACCTTCGGTTTCGAGCAAGGGGTGATCATTCGCTCGACCCTGGGCCGGATGATCATGGCCCCGGCCCTGGTCGCCAACCACAGCGAGCTGGATGAGCTGGTGGAAAAGACCCGCATCGCCGTGGACCGCACGGCGCGCCTGGTCGGCAAGTTCTGA
- a CDS encoding aldehyde dehydrogenase: MYTLEFWQQRASGLHLPAQALIDGKPANAQDGATFAAINPATNAVLAQVAACGQAEVDLAVASARRAFEHGPWPRMAPVERKKVLLRLAELIMAHREELALLDSLNMGKPVMDACNLDVPGSAQVFAWYGEALDKLYDQVAPTAPNALATITREALGVVAAVVPWNFPLDMAAWKLAPALAAGNSVVLKPAEQSPFSALRLGELALQAGLPEGVLNVLPGLGEQAGRALGLHPDVDCLVFTGSTQVGKYFMQYSAQSNLKQVWLECGGKSPNLVFDSCQDLDLAAERAAFGIFFNQGEVCSANSRLYVQRSIHDAFIERLQAKARQWLPGNPLDPASRAGAIVDAQQTGRIEAAIARAGQDGARRVCGGRRLTIDGSDNYIEPTIFAGVEGHMSLAREEVFGPVLAVSVFDTEEQAVHLANDSIYGLAASLWSDDFNQVHRVARALKAGTVSVNTVDALDVAVPFGGGKQSGFGRDLSLHAFDKYSQLKTTWYQLRA, encoded by the coding sequence ATGTACACCCTCGAATTCTGGCAACAACGCGCCTCGGGCCTGCATCTCCCGGCCCAGGCGCTGATCGACGGCAAGCCCGCCAACGCCCAGGACGGCGCCACCTTCGCCGCCATCAACCCCGCCACCAACGCCGTGCTGGCACAGGTTGCCGCTTGCGGCCAGGCCGAAGTGGACCTGGCCGTCGCCAGCGCCCGCCGCGCCTTCGAACATGGCCCGTGGCCGCGCATGGCGCCGGTCGAGCGCAAGAAGGTCCTGCTGCGCCTGGCCGAGCTGATCATGGCCCATCGCGAAGAACTGGCCCTGCTGGACTCGCTGAACATGGGCAAGCCGGTCATGGACGCCTGCAACCTCGACGTGCCGGGCTCGGCGCAGGTGTTCGCCTGGTATGGCGAGGCACTGGACAAGCTGTACGACCAGGTGGCACCCACCGCACCCAACGCGTTGGCCACCATTACCCGTGAGGCCCTGGGGGTTGTCGCTGCGGTAGTGCCGTGGAATTTCCCGCTCGACATGGCCGCGTGGAAGCTCGCCCCGGCGCTGGCCGCCGGCAACAGCGTGGTCCTCAAGCCGGCCGAGCAGTCACCGTTCTCGGCCCTGCGCCTGGGCGAGCTGGCGTTGCAGGCCGGCCTGCCGGAAGGTGTGCTGAACGTGCTGCCGGGCCTGGGCGAGCAGGCCGGACGGGCGCTGGGCCTGCACCCGGACGTGGATTGCCTGGTGTTCACCGGTTCCACCCAGGTGGGCAAGTACTTCATGCAGTATTCGGCGCAGTCCAACCTCAAGCAGGTATGGCTGGAGTGCGGTGGCAAGAGCCCCAACCTGGTGTTCGACAGCTGCCAGGACCTGGACCTCGCCGCGGAACGGGCCGCATTCGGCATCTTCTTCAATCAGGGTGAGGTGTGCTCGGCCAACTCGCGGCTGTATGTGCAGCGTTCCATCCATGACGCATTCATCGAGCGCCTGCAGGCCAAGGCCCGCCAGTGGCTGCCGGGTAATCCGCTGGACCCGGCGAGCCGGGCCGGTGCGATTGTCGATGCGCAACAGACTGGCCGGATCGAGGCGGCCATCGCCCGCGCAGGGCAGGACGGCGCACGGCGGGTGTGCGGGGGCCGGCGCCTGACGATCGACGGTTCGGACAATTACATCGAGCCGACCATTTTCGCCGGTGTCGAGGGCCACATGAGCCTGGCACGGGAGGAGGTGTTCGGGCCGGTGCTGGCGGTCAGCGTGTTCGACACCGAGGAGCAGGCCGTGCACCTGGCCAATGACAGCATCTACGGCCTGGCGGCGTCGCTGTGGAGCGATGACTTCAATCAGGTCCACCGCGTGGCGCGGGCGCTGAAGGCCGGCACGGTGTCGGTGAACACGGTCGATGCGCTGGATGTGGCGGTGCCGTTCGGCGGTGGCAAGCAGTCCGGGTTTGGTCGCGACCTGTCGCTGCATGCGTTCGACAAGTATTCGCAGCTCAAGACCACCTGGTATCAACTGCGCGCCTGA